In Peptococcus niger, the genomic window TCTATTGAAGCGGCAGATGCTATGGTAAAAGCTGCTAACGTTACTTTGATTGGCAAAGAACGTGTAGGCGGTGGTCTGGTTACAGTTATGGTTCGTGGGGATGTCGGTGCCGTTAAAGCTGCTACAGACGCTGGCGCTGCAGCAGCCCAACGCGTTGGTGAATTGCTTTCTGTCCATGTTATTCCACGTCCTCATGCAGAAGTCGAGACGATACTGCCGGACTATAAGGCTGAATAATTATTTAGCATGTTAAGGAGGCACCCATGTCGATGGAAATGGATTATGATTTAAGATCGGTACAAGAGGTCCGTAACCTGGCGCGTTACGGAAAAATTGCAGCGGATCAAATTGCCAATTATTCAGAAACGCAGATTGACCAAATCATCCGCAATATGGTTCAGGTAGCCGAAGAGCACCGTGACGAACTGGCTAAAATGGCCGTAGAAGAAACAGGGTTCGGTATTGTCGAGCATAAATGCTATAAAAACCACTTGGCTTCAGGATTGTTGTATGAAGGTATCAAAAATACGAAAACCATTGGTGTTCTAGAAGAGGACCGGGCTAATCGGGTCATTAAAATTGCTGAACCGATGGGGCTGGTGATGGGCATTGTTCCGTCAACCAATCCAACGTCTACGGTTATCTATAAGTCAATTATTGCCATTAAGGCGCGTAATGCCATTGTGTTTTCACCACATCCTTCCGCCTTGAAATGCACCCTGAAAGCTGTAGAGCTGATGAACCAGGCGGCTGTTGCTGCCGGAGCTCCGGAGCATATTGTCGGTTGTATATCTTTGCCGAGCATGCAGGCCACTAATGAGTTGATGCATTCCAAGGAAGTTAAAGTGATCATTGCAACCGGTGGCCCAGGTATGGTTAAAGCGGCTTACAGTGCCGGTAAACCAGCCTTAGGGGTTGGTGCAGGTAACTCACCAGCCTATATTGAACGGACTGCCGATGTACATCATGCGGTTAGCCAAATTATGGCCAGCAAGACCTTTGATAACGGCACCATTTGCGCCAGTGAACAAAGCATCATTTGCGAAACGGGTAATCGTGAACAAGTTGTTGCTGAGTTCACCCGTCAAGGTGCATATTTCATGAATGAAGACGAGACCAAAAAAGTCTGCCAGCTTTTGTTTAAAAATGGTCATTCCATGAATGCCAAGTTTGTCGGTCGCTCTCCGCAGGTGATTGCTCAAGCGGCAGGCATTCAAATTCCTGCCAGTACGCGGGTTCTTATCGGTGAGCAAGGTGGCGTTGGGGATAACTATCCGCTGTCTTATGAAAAATTGACCACCGTGCTAGCCTTTTACACGGTCAATGATTGGAAAGAAGCCTGCGATCTCTCTATTGCTTTATTGCAAAACGGCATTGGTCATACGATGAGCTTGCACACAGAAAATCCTGAAATAGTGCAGAGATTCTCTGTTAAACCGGCATCTCGCATACTTGTCAATACCGGCGGAACTCAAGGCGGTACAGGCATCAGCACCGGTTTAGCACCTGCATTAACCTTAGGTTGCGGTACTTGGGGTGGCAGCTCTGTATCGGAAAATGTTGGGCCAGAGCATTTAATTAATGTTAAAAAAGTGGCTTATGGTATCAAAGATGTAACCACGCTCTTACAAGAAGATAAAATCTATCACAATTATGATCAACCTGGCGCTGGTGCGAATAATGGTACAGCTGCCGGTTTCTATCAAGGTCCTGTCGGTACACAAAGTGCAGCTTTTGCGGCTCCAAAAACAGCAACTCCGACGGTAACACTTGGCGCTAGCGCAGATCCGTCAACTTCCGGCAACCATTTTTACAGCCCGAGTTGTAGTGCTGCTTGTAAGTCGGATACAAAGGCTGTAGAGGATGCCATCCGACGCGGCGCAACTTTAGAAAATGACGGCATTAATTTGAATCAACTGCAAGATATGGTTAATGAATTGGTTAAAGCACTAAATGGTGGCGAATAAGTTAAAGCATTTGAGGAGGAAAAATTATGGCAAAATATGATGCACTTGGAATGATTGAAACCAAAGGGTTAGTCGGCTCTATTGAAGCAGCCGATGCGATGGTCAAAGCGGCAAATGTAACTTTAATCGGCAAAGAGCATGTTGGTGGCGGTCTGGTGACCGTAATGGTTCGCGGTGATGTTGGTGCAGTTAAAGCTGCTACTGATGCAGGCGCAGCTGCTGCACAACGCGTTGGAGAATTGTTATCTGTACATGTTATCCCACGTCCGCACGCAGAAGTTGAAACGATTTTGCCACAACGCGCTAATGTAGAGTAATCTACGTCTGAATCCATAAAAATACCCACCAATATTTTTGGTGGGTATTTTTCGTAATTTGAGAGAGCATAGTGGATATGTTACTAGTGATCTATTCGCCAAGATATTTGCTACATCTGTCATTTTAAAAAGAGATAAGCTATAATGGAGATACTTTATAGAGAAAAGTTGCTTATGGAAAGGGGATTCGTATGACGGGATTTGATCAGGAGGCGTTTTATCGTGGCTTGGACCTGCAGTTTAAAACCGGAAACGCAGCGACGATAGAAAAATATTTATACGAACAGCTGGAATTGGCTAAAGAATCCGGTGACCGGGCCGGAGGCATTGCCGTCAATAACGAGTTGGGCGGTATATTGCGCGCCCAGGGCAAGATTGATGAAGCCCTGCGGATCTACCAGGAAATTTTATCTACCATGATTGATGTTGGCCTGCAGGATACCGTTCACTATGCAACGGCCCTGCTCAATACAGGAGATGTTTATTTGGCCAATGGGCAGTATGAGGCGGCTGAACGGTATTTTGATGAAGCGGCTGGACTCTATACCCGGTTGGGCTTGTCGCAGGCCTATCCGATGGCAGCTGTTTATAACAATAGAAGTGTTGTTGCCCGAGAACGTGGCGATTATAAGACGGCCTGCGGACTTTTAAACCAAGCCTTGACCATTATTCAAAATATACCGGAGGCTGCTGCTGAAGTGGCCACCACCCTGGTCAATATGGGACAGCTTGAGCTGATGCGCGGTGAATTGGACAGTGCAAAAAATTATTTAGAAGATGCCTTGAAGCGCTACAACGCCTTGCCGGGAGAGCGAGATGTTCATCAAGGCCAGGCCTATCAAGCCCTGGCCCAGGTTTATTATCATATGGGGGACTATCCTGCAGCTCTGGCCGAATGTGACCGTGCCCAATCGGCGATTGCCAGGGACTTTGGGACTGAGGGCCAAGCCTACCGTGAATTGGAGGCTTTGCGCAGCCGTCTGTCAGACCTCATTGGCGGTGCCCAATGAAGGGCTTAGCATTGGCGCGAGGCTATTATGAAGATATTGTGCGCCCTATGTTGGAAACGGAATTTGCAGCAGCCCTGCCGGGTATTGCAGCAGGGCTTGTGGGAGAAGGGTCTGAGTGCTTTGGCTATGATGACCTGTACTCACAGGATCATGATTTTGGGCCGGATTGTTGCCTCTGGTTGACAGATGAAGTGGCCGCTCGTTATGGAGAAGCTTTAAGGCAGGCTTACGCAGCCTTGCCATCAACATACAAGGGCTTTAATCGGGAGCATACCAGCAGACAAGCAGCTGGGCGTCGCGGTGTCATGTCTGTTGAGCAATTTTACCGCAATGCCTTAAATGGGATTGCCCAGCCGTCAAGCCTGATGGATTGGTTTAAAAT contains:
- the eutM gene encoding ethanolamine utilization microcompartment protein EutM gives rise to the protein MAQYDALGMIETKGLIGSIEAADAMVKAANVTLIGKERVGGGLVTVMVRGDVGAVKAATDAGAAAAQRVGELLSVHVIPRPHAEVETILPDYKAE
- the eutM gene encoding ethanolamine utilization microcompartment protein EutM, producing the protein MAKYDALGMIETKGLVGSIEAADAMVKAANVTLIGKEHVGGGLVTVMVRGDVGAVKAATDAGAAAAQRVGELLSVHVIPRPHAEVETILPQRANVE
- a CDS encoding tetratricopeptide repeat protein codes for the protein MTGFDQEAFYRGLDLQFKTGNAATIEKYLYEQLELAKESGDRAGGIAVNNELGGILRAQGKIDEALRIYQEILSTMIDVGLQDTVHYATALLNTGDVYLANGQYEAAERYFDEAAGLYTRLGLSQAYPMAAVYNNRSVVARERGDYKTACGLLNQALTIIQNIPEAAAEVATTLVNMGQLELMRGELDSAKNYLEDALKRYNALPGERDVHQGQAYQALAQVYYHMGDYPAALAECDRAQSAIARDFGTEGQAYRELEALRSRLSDLIGGAQ